From the genome of Hathewaya histolytica, one region includes:
- the msrB gene encoding peptide-methionine (R)-S-oxide reductase MsrB — translation MNHKKEKEYKKLDTEKLKENLTELQYNVTQRNATEKPFLNKYDKHFEDGIYVDIVSGEPLFLSIDKFNSGCGWPAFSKPISRKYIKERADFSHGMSRIEVRSKNADSHLGHVFNDGPIENGGMRYCINSASLKFIAKDKLKEEGYEEFLPLFEKDKQEL, via the coding sequence ATGAACCATAAAAAAGAAAAAGAATATAAAAAATTAGATACCGAGAAATTAAAAGAAAACTTAACTGAATTGCAATATAATGTAACTCAGAGAAATGCCACAGAAAAACCATTTTTAAATAAATATGATAAACATTTTGAAGACGGTATATATGTTGACATTGTATCTGGTGAACCACTATTCTTATCTATTGATAAATTTAATTCTGGATGTGGGTGGCCTGCTTTTTCAAAACCCATAAGCAGAAAATATATAAAAGAAAGAGCAGATTTCTCACATGGTATGTCCAGAATTGAAGTAAGGAGCAAAAATGCTGACTCTCATTTAGGTCATGTATTTAATGATGGTCCTATTGAAAATGGAGGAATGAGGTACTGTATAAATAGTGCCTCTTTAAAATTTATAGCAAAAGATAAGCTTAAAGAGGAAGGATATGAAGAATTTCTTCCTTTGTTTGAAAAAGATAAGCAAGAGCTATAA
- the ruvB gene encoding Holliday junction branch migration DNA helicase RuvB — translation MENRIITSSLMDEDLNNEFSLRPQKLNEYIGQKKVKTNLNVFIKAAKNRNESLDHTLLYGPPGLGKTTLANIIAKEMGGDLKVTSGPAIERAGDLAAILTSLKDKDVLFIDEIHRLSRSVEEILYPAMEDYALDIVIGKGAQAKSIRIDLPQFTLIGATTRLGLLTSPLRDRFGVLCPMEFYEEDELMEIIIRSAKILDVKIDKEGALMLAKRSRGTPRIANRLLKRVRDYCEVLESGIINGNLVEKSTEFLGIDNEGFDTIDNKIIEALIKNFNGGPVGVETLAYFIGEETSTLEDVYEPYLLQKGFLLRTPRGRVAGDKSYEHLKIERKNLDNEEKQYDFL, via the coding sequence ATGGAAAATAGAATCATAACATCCTCTTTAATGGATGAAGACTTAAATAACGAATTTTCTTTAAGACCTCAAAAGTTAAATGAATATATAGGACAAAAGAAAGTAAAAACAAACTTAAATGTTTTTATAAAAGCAGCTAAAAATAGAAATGAATCCCTGGATCACACTTTATTATATGGTCCACCTGGTCTTGGTAAAACGACTTTAGCTAATATTATAGCTAAAGAAATGGGAGGAGATTTAAAGGTCACTTCTGGTCCTGCCATTGAAAGAGCGGGGGATTTAGCGGCTATATTAACTAGCTTAAAGGATAAAGATGTTCTTTTTATAGACGAGATACATAGACTATCGCGTTCTGTAGAAGAAATATTATATCCAGCTATGGAAGATTATGCTCTTGACATTGTAATAGGAAAAGGAGCACAGGCAAAATCCATAAGAATAGATCTTCCACAGTTTACTTTAATAGGTGCTACTACAAGATTAGGGCTTTTAACATCGCCACTTAGAGATAGATTTGGAGTATTATGTCCTATGGAATTTTATGAAGAAGATGAACTAATGGAGATAATTATTCGCTCTGCTAAAATTTTAGATGTTAAAATTGATAAAGAAGGAGCCTTAATGTTAGCTAAAAGATCAAGAGGAACTCCTAGAATCGCAAATAGACTTTTAAAAAGAGTTAGGGATTATTGCGAGGTTTTAGAAAGTGGAATTATAAATGGGAATTTAGTTGAAAAATCTACAGAGTTTTTAGGTATAGACAATGAAGGATTTGATACTATAGACAATAAAATAATAGAAGCTTTAATAAAAAATTTTAATGGTGGTCCTGTAGGAGTTGAAACTTTAGCATACTTTATAGGAGAAGAAACCAGTACTTTAGAAGATGTTTATGAACCATATCTGCTTCAAAAAGGATTCTTACTAAGAACTCCTAGGGGAAGAGTTGCTGGAGATAAATCTTATGAACATTTAAAAATTGAGAGAAAAAATTTGGATAACGAAGAAAAACAATATGATTTTTTATAG
- the dcd gene encoding dCTP deaminase yields MILSGKEIKNRLNKDIFIEPFSDNQLNPNSYNLRLHNELLVYENNVLDMKKENKAKKITIPEEGLLLEPGKLYLGRTIEHTRTEKLVPMLEGRSSVGRLGLFIHITAGFGDIGFSGFWTLEIFCVQPIRIYPNIEICQIYYHNIEGEYEKYTSGKYQNNTGVQPSLLFKDFE; encoded by the coding sequence ATGATACTTTCAGGAAAAGAAATTAAAAATAGATTAAATAAAGATATATTTATTGAGCCATTTAGTGACAATCAGTTAAATCCAAATAGTTATAATTTAAGATTACATAATGAACTTTTAGTTTATGAAAATAACGTATTAGATATGAAGAAAGAGAATAAGGCTAAAAAAATTACAATACCAGAAGAAGGACTTCTTTTAGAGCCAGGTAAATTATATTTAGGAAGAACAATAGAGCATACAAGAACAGAAAAATTAGTTCCAATGCTAGAAGGAAGGTCTTCTGTAGGAAGATTAGGATTATTTATACATATAACAGCAGGTTTTGGTGATATAGGATTTTCAGGATTTTGGACATTAGAAATATTCTGTGTTCAACCTATAAGAATTTATCCAAACATAGAAATATGTCAAATATATTATCACAATATTGAGGGAGAGTATGAGAAGTATACTAGTGGAAAATATCAAAACAATACTGGAGTTCAACCAAGTTTATTGTTTAAGGATTTTGAATAG
- a CDS encoding collagenase, translated as MKRKCLSKRLMLAITMATIFTVNSTLPIYAAVDKNNATAAVQNESKRYTVSYLKTLNYYDLVDLLVKTEIENLPDLFQYSSDAKEFYGNKTRMSFIMDEIGRRAPQYTEIDHKGIPTLVEVVRAGFYLGFHNKELNEINKRSFKERVIPSILAIQKNPNFKLGTEVQDKIVSATGLLAGNETAPPEVVNNFTPILQDCIKNIDRYALDDLKSKALFNVLAAPTYDITEYLRATKEKPENTPWYGKIDGFINELKKLALYGKINDNNSWIIDNGIYHIAPLGKLHSNNKIGIETLTEVMKVYPYLSMQHLQSADQIKRHYDSKDAEGNKIPLDKFKKEGKEKYCPKTYTFDDGKVIIKAGARVEEEKVKRLYWASKEVNSQFFRVYGIDKPLEEGNPDDILTMVIYNSPEEYKLNSVLYGYDTNNGGMYIEPEGTFFTYEREAQESTYTLEELFRHEYTHYLQGRYAVPGQWGRTKLYDNDRLTWYEEGGAELFAGSTRTSGILPRKSIVSNIHNTTRNNRYKLSDTVHSKYGASFEFYNYACMFMDYMYNKDMGILNKLNDLAKNNDVDGYDNYIRDLSSNYALNDKYQDHMQERIDNYENLTVPFVADDYLVRHAYKNPNEIYSEISEVAKLKDAKSEVKKSQYFSTFTLRGSYTGGASKGKLEDQKAMNKFIDDSLKKLDTYSWSGYKTLTAYFTNYKVDSSNRVTYDVVFHGYLPNEGDSKNSLPYGKINGTYKGTEKEKIKFSSEGSFDPDGKIVSYEWDFGDGNKSNEENPEHSYDKVGTYTVKLKVTDDKGESSVSTTTAEIKDLSENKLPVIYMHVPKSGALNQKVVFYGKGTYDPDGSIAGYQWDFGDGSDFSSEQNPSHVYTKKGEYTVTLRVMDSSGQMSEKTMKIKITDPVYPIGTEKEPNNSKETASGPIVPGIPVSGTIENTSDQDYFYFDVITPGEVKIDINKLGYGGATWVVYDENNNAVSYATDDGQNLSGKFKADKPGRYYIHLYMFNGSYMPYRINIEGSVGR; from the coding sequence ATGAAAAGGAAATGTTTATCTAAAAGGCTTATGTTAGCTATAACAATGGCTACAATATTTACAGTGAACAGTACATTACCAATTTATGCAGCTGTAGATAAAAATAATGCAACAGCAGCTGTACAAAATGAAAGTAAGAGGTATACAGTATCATATTTAAAGACTTTAAATTATTATGACTTAGTAGATTTGCTTGTTAAGACTGAAATTGAGAATTTACCAGACCTTTTTCAGTATAGTTCAGATGCAAAAGAGTTCTATGGAAATAAAACTCGTATGAGCTTTATCATGGATGAAATTGGTAGAAGGGCACCTCAGTATACAGAGATAGATCATAAAGGTATTCCTACTTTAGTAGAAGTTGTAAGAGCTGGATTTTACTTAGGATTCCATAACAAGGAATTGAATGAAATAAACAAGAGGTCTTTTAAAGAAAGGGTAATACCTTCTATATTAGCAATTCAAAAAAATCCTAATTTTAAACTAGGTACTGAAGTTCAAGATAAAATAGTATCTGCAACAGGACTTTTAGCTGGTAATGAAACAGCGCCTCCAGAAGTTGTAAATAATTTTACACCAATACTTCAAGACTGTATAAAGAATATAGACAGATACGCTCTTGATGATTTAAAGTCAAAAGCATTATTTAATGTTTTAGCTGCACCTACCTATGATATAACTGAGTATTTAAGAGCTACTAAAGAAAAACCAGAAAACACTCCTTGGTATGGTAAAATAGATGGGTTTATAAATGAACTTAAAAAGTTAGCTCTTTATGGAAAAATAAATGATAATAACTCTTGGATAATAGATAACGGTATATATCATATAGCACCTTTAGGGAAGTTACATAGCAATAATAAAATAGGAATAGAAACTTTAACAGAGGTTATGAAAGTTTATCCTTATTTAAGTATGCAACATTTACAATCAGCAGATCAAATTAAGCGTCATTATGATTCAAAAGATGCTGAAGGAAACAAAATACCTTTAGATAAGTTTAAAAAGGAAGGAAAAGAAAAATACTGTCCAAAAACTTATACATTTGATGATGGAAAAGTAATAATAAAAGCTGGTGCTAGAGTAGAAGAAGAAAAAGTTAAAAGACTATACTGGGCATCAAAGGAAGTTAACTCTCAATTCTTTAGAGTATACGGAATAGACAAACCATTAGAAGAAGGTAATCCAGATGATATATTAACAATGGTTATCTACAACAGTCCCGAAGAATATAAACTCAATAGTGTTCTATACGGATATGATACTAATAATGGTGGTATGTATATAGAGCCAGAAGGAACTTTCTTCACCTATGAAAGAGAAGCTCAAGAAAGCACATACACATTAGAAGAATTATTTAGACATGAATATACACATTATTTGCAAGGAAGATATGCAGTTCCAGGACAATGGGGAAGAACAAAACTTTATGACAATGATAGATTAACTTGGTATGAAGAAGGTGGAGCAGAATTATTTGCAGGTTCTACTAGAACTTCTGGAATATTACCAAGAAAGAGTATAGTATCAAATATTCATAATACAACAAGAAATAATAGATATAAGCTTTCAGACACTGTACATTCTAAATATGGTGCTAGTTTTGAATTCTATAATTATGCATGTATGTTTATGGATTATATGTATAATAAAGATATGGGTATATTAAATAAACTAAATGATCTTGCAAAAAATAATGATGTTGATGGATATGATAATTATATTAGAGATTTAAGTTCTAATTATGCTTTAAATGATAAATATCAAGATCATATGCAGGAGCGCATAGATAATTATGAAAATTTAACAGTGCCTTTTGTAGCTGATGATTATTTAGTAAGGCATGCTTATAAGAACCCTAATGAAATTTATTCTGAAATATCTGAAGTAGCAAAATTAAAGGATGCTAAGAGTGAAGTTAAGAAATCACAATATTTTAGTACCTTTACTTTGAGAGGTAGTTACACAGGTGGAGCATCTAAGGGGAAATTAGAAGATCAAAAAGCAATGAATAAGTTTATAGATGATTCACTTAAGAAATTAGATACGTATTCTTGGAGTGGGTATAAAACTTTAACTGCTTATTTCACTAATTATAAAGTTGACTCTTCAAATAGAGTTACTTATGATGTAGTATTCCACGGATATTTACCAAACGAAGGTGATTCCAAAAATTCATTACCTTATGGCAAGATCAATGGAACTTACAAGGGAACAGAGAAAGAAAAAATCAAATTCTCTAGTGAAGGCTCTTTCGATCCAGATGGTAAAATAGTTTCTTATGAATGGGATTTCGGAGATGGTAATAAGAGTAATGAGGAAAATCCAGAGCATTCATATGACAAGGTAGGAACTTATACAGTGAAATTAAAAGTTACTGATGACAAGGGAGAATCTTCAGTATCTACTACTACTGCAGAAATAAAGGATCTTTCAGAAAATAAACTTCCAGTTATATATATGCATGTACCTAAATCCGGAGCCTTAAATCAAAAAGTTGTTTTCTATGGAAAAGGAACATATGACCCAGATGGATCTATCGCAGGATATCAATGGGACTTTGGTGATGGAAGTGATTTTAGCAGTGAACAAAACCCAAGCCATGTATATACTAAAAAAGGTGAATATACTGTAACATTAAGAGTAATGGATAGTAGTGGACAAATGAGTGAAAAAACTATGAAGATTAAGATTACAGATCCGGTATATCCAATAGGCACTGAAAAAGAACCAAATAACAGTAAAGAAACTGCAAGTGGTCCAATAGTACCAGGTATACCTGTTAGTGGAACCATAGAAAATACAAGTGATCAAGATTATTTCTATTTTGATGTTATAACACCAGGAGAAGTAAAAATAGATATAAATAAATTAGGGTACGGAGGAGCTACTTGGGTAGTATATGATGAAAATAATAATGCAGTATCTTATGCCACTGATGATGGGCAAAATTTAAGTGGAAAGTTTAAGGCAGATAAACCAGGTAGATATTACATCCATCTTTACATGTTTAATGGTAGTTATATGCCATATAGAATTAATATAGAAGGTTCAGTAGGAAGATAA
- a CDS encoding YebC/PmpR family DNA-binding transcriptional regulator produces the protein MSGHSKWHNIQAKKSKVDAKRGKIFTKIGKEIAIAAKNGGPNPDANPKLRDVIAKAKANNMPKDSIERAIKKAAGELAGVNYEEILYEGYGPDGIAVLVQALTDNKNRSAGNVRHAFSKHGGNLGSTGCVSFMFQTKGQIVIEKNDELDEEELMMMALECGAEDFQSEDEVYIITTSPEDFGSVRETLEEKGLEFLEAEVKSIPDTYTVIDENTAGKFQKMLDVLEDDEDVQDVYHNAEFPEGWEE, from the coding sequence ATGTCAGGACACTCAAAGTGGCATAATATACAAGCTAAAAAAAGTAAAGTAGATGCAAAAAGAGGAAAAATATTCACAAAAATAGGTAAGGAAATAGCTATCGCGGCTAAAAATGGAGGTCCTAACCCAGATGCGAACCCTAAGCTAAGAGACGTTATAGCAAAAGCAAAAGCTAATAATATGCCTAAAGATTCAATAGAGAGAGCTATAAAGAAAGCAGCAGGAGAACTTGCTGGAGTTAATTATGAAGAAATACTTTATGAAGGTTATGGACCAGATGGGATAGCAGTATTAGTACAAGCACTAACAGATAATAAGAATAGAAGTGCGGGTAATGTAAGACATGCATTTTCAAAACATGGTGGTAATCTAGGTTCTACTGGCTGTGTATCATTTATGTTCCAAACTAAGGGGCAAATTGTTATAGAAAAGAATGATGAGCTTGATGAAGAAGAATTAATGATGATGGCCTTAGAGTGTGGAGCAGAGGACTTCCAATCAGAAGATGAGGTTTATATAATTACTACTTCACCAGAAGATTTTGGTTCTGTGAGAGAAACATTAGAGGAAAAAGGGTTGGAATTCTTAGAAGCTGAAGTTAAAAGTATTCCAGATACATATACTGTTATAGATGAAAATACAGCAGGTAAGTTTCAAAAGATGCTTGACGTATTAGAAGATGATGAAGATGTTCAAGATGTTTACCATAATGCTGAATTCCCAGAAGGATGGGAAGAATAA
- the ruvA gene encoding Holliday junction branch migration protein RuvA, with the protein MYEYIKGTYMGINKEYIVIENGDIGYKIHSSGYTIANMPNIGEHIMLYLTQIVREDFIGLYGFGSKEELELFNKLLTVNGIGAKASLSLLSITNVENLKRAIVLEDEKLLIKAPGIGKKTAQRIILELKDKLDVNLDEGIQTDSNDIKVSSKILEEAKEALMSLGYSEKECEKALKNVEEKESLEIIIKESLKFLMN; encoded by the coding sequence ATGTATGAATATATAAAAGGTACATATATGGGCATAAACAAGGAGTATATAGTTATCGAAAATGGAGATATTGGATATAAGATTCATTCTTCAGGATATACTATAGCTAATATGCCTAACATAGGTGAGCATATTATGCTTTACTTAACCCAAATAGTAAGAGAAGATTTTATTGGATTATATGGGTTTGGATCAAAAGAAGAATTAGAACTTTTCAATAAATTATTAACGGTAAATGGTATAGGTGCAAAAGCCTCTTTATCACTATTGTCTATTACTAACGTAGAAAATCTAAAAAGGGCTATAGTTTTAGAAGATGAAAAGTTACTAATTAAAGCACCTGGCATAGGAAAGAAAACTGCTCAAAGAATAATATTAGAACTTAAAGATAAATTAGATGTGAATCTAGACGAAGGTATACAAACTGATAGCAATGATATTAAAGTTTCTTCTAAAATTTTAGAAGAAGCGAAAGAAGCTTTAATGTCTTTAGGGTACTCAGAAAAAGAATGCGAAAAAGCACTAAAAAATGTAGAGGAAAAAGAAAGTTTAGAGATTATTATAAAAGAAAGCTTAAAGTTCTTAATGAATTAG
- the pdxR gene encoding MocR-like pyridoxine biosynthesis transcription factor PdxR produces the protein MEIYYIEFKLDKPKYVQISQKIKVIIERGIINDGEKLPSIRKLSELLNVNKDTVINAYRKLEEEGYAIQKIGSGTYAKKRDTGSRFKKDYSNTIKNLSYKNQEKYIDLVGEATISSYFPIKNFKTVLNEVLDRDGSKAFIYKEVLGYEGLRKSINNFFWDGKRKSEEILIVSGAQQGIDVISKAIINVRDNIIVEKPTYNGALSVFKWRRANIIEVPIENDGIDLDQFEKILQKNKIKCFYAMSYFQNPTGVSYSMKKKKRILELASIYDFYIIEDDYLSELIYDESITYNSFKSLDINDRVIYIKSFSKIFLPGIRLGYLICPKKFLDSTINCKINTDITTSSLMQRALDLYINRGYWKEHIDMLRNNYKETYNVLTEVLAKELSEEVSFNLPKGGLNLYLKLHNTNSIDFFYKCKEQNIITTPGVFFYKNYKEGLDYVKLGFSNLRTDQILSVTNILKEIFKTK, from the coding sequence ATGGAAATATACTATATTGAGTTTAAGCTTGATAAGCCCAAATATGTTCAAATATCTCAAAAGATTAAAGTTATTATTGAAAGAGGTATTATAAATGATGGAGAAAAACTTCCATCTATAAGAAAGTTAAGTGAACTTTTGAATGTTAATAAAGATACGGTAATTAATGCATATAGGAAATTGGAAGAAGAAGGTTATGCAATTCAAAAAATAGGCAGTGGAACCTATGCTAAAAAAAGAGATACAGGATCTAGATTTAAGAAAGATTATTCCAATACAATTAAAAATTTAAGTTATAAAAATCAAGAAAAGTATATTGATCTTGTGGGGGAAGCTACAATTAGTAGTTACTTTCCTATTAAGAATTTTAAAACTGTATTAAATGAAGTATTAGATAGGGATGGGTCGAAAGCTTTTATATATAAGGAAGTGTTAGGATACGAAGGACTTAGAAAGAGTATTAACAATTTTTTTTGGGATGGAAAAAGAAAAAGCGAAGAAATTTTAATTGTATCTGGGGCTCAACAAGGGATAGATGTAATATCTAAGGCAATAATTAATGTAAGAGACAATATAATAGTTGAAAAGCCCACTTACAATGGAGCACTTTCTGTATTTAAGTGGAGAAGAGCTAACATCATAGAAGTTCCTATAGAAAATGATGGTATAGATTTAGATCAATTTGAAAAGATTTTACAGAAAAATAAAATTAAATGTTTTTATGCTATGAGTTATTTTCAAAATCCAACTGGAGTTTCTTATAGTATGAAAAAAAAGAAAAGAATATTAGAACTTGCAAGTATATATGATTTTTATATTATAGAAGATGATTATTTATCAGAACTTATATATGATGAAAGTATTACTTATAATAGTTTTAAAAGTCTTGATATTAATGATAGAGTTATATATATAAAAAGTTTTTCTAAGATTTTTTTACCGGGTATAAGACTTGGATACTTGATTTGTCCTAAAAAGTTTTTAGATAGTACTATAAATTGTAAAATAAATACTGATATAACCACATCAAGTTTAATGCAAAGGGCTCTTGATTTATATATTAATAGAGGATATTGGAAAGAACATATAGATATGTTAAGAAATAATTATAAAGAAACATATAATGTTTTAACAGAAGTCTTAGCAAAAGAATTAAGTGAAGAAGTTAGTTTTAATCTACCTAAAGGTGGGTTGAATCTGTACTTAAAGTTACATAATACAAATTCCATAGATTTTTTTTATAAATGTAAAGAACAAAATATTATAACAACACCAGGTGTGTTTTTTTATAAAAATTATAAAGAAGGTCTAGATTATGTTAAATTAGGATTCTCTAACCTAAGAACAGACCAAATTCTAAGTGTAACTAACATATTGAAAGAAATTTTTAAAACTAAATAA
- a CDS encoding HEAT repeat domain-containing protein, with protein MKKGLINFAWRDIDKFSSEEISYYLFLEGKSIDVISKIRSISREEIQSHIINGKIKFGILSKASNEKELFEYLCTVAKEDRKRSLGFLSVNLKAELLNYIIYNYNSMDWSKKERAIWIIGEAKAENAISILLKASVHKNINLRRLAISALGKLENLKGESALIRALEDDNPQVLQYAIKSLQKINSTRGIEKIKKIYENTDKKYLKDTCETYLQFVEDIMRENI; from the coding sequence TTGAAAAAAGGTTTAATTAATTTTGCTTGGAGAGATATTGATAAGTTTTCTTCTGAAGAAATTTCATACTATCTATTCTTAGAAGGGAAGTCTATAGATGTTATTTCCAAGATACGATCTATAAGTAGGGAAGAAATTCAATCTCATATTATAAATGGGAAAATAAAATTTGGAATTCTATCCAAAGCAAGTAATGAAAAAGAACTTTTTGAATATTTATGTACCGTAGCTAAAGAAGATAGAAAACGATCCTTAGGATTTTTGAGTGTAAATCTGAAGGCAGAATTATTAAATTATATAATTTATAATTATAATAGTATGGATTGGTCAAAAAAAGAAAGAGCCATTTGGATTATAGGAGAGGCGAAAGCAGAAAACGCTATTAGCATATTGCTTAAAGCTTCAGTTCATAAAAATATAAATTTAAGAAGGCTTGCTATTTCTGCCTTAGGGAAGTTAGAAAATTTAAAAGGAGAGAGTGCTTTAATAAGGGCGCTTGAAGATGATAATCCTCAAGTATTGCAGTATGCAATTAAATCTCTCCAAAAGATAAATAGTACAAGAGGTATAGAAAAGATTAAAAAGATATATGAAAACACAGATAAAAAATATTTAAAAGATACTTGTGAAACCTACTTGCAGTTTGTAGAAGATATTATGAGAGAGAATATATAA
- a CDS encoding YigZ family protein, with product MSYFTIKSKANSEFQEKKSIFIGHVKRVNSEEEAKQFIEEIKEKYKDARHNVYAYIIGENMGIQRYSDDGEPKGTGGIPILEVIKKNNITDTVVVVTRYFGGILLGASGLTRAYSKAAVNAIKEAGVVEKIIGAKVNIDVEYELLGKIQYTFSQKNIYIEDIQYSDKVTITVFLELDKIADVEREVMNITSGNGILLRDDAKYFFKLEDRLYEEEQ from the coding sequence ATGAGTTACTTTACTATTAAAAGCAAAGCTAATTCTGAATTTCAGGAAAAAAAATCTATTTTTATAGGACACGTAAAAAGGGTGAATTCTGAAGAGGAAGCAAAACAGTTTATTGAAGAAATTAAAGAAAAATATAAGGATGCAAGGCATAATGTCTATGCATATATTATCGGTGAAAACATGGGTATACAAAGATATAGTGATGATGGAGAACCAAAAGGCACAGGTGGTATACCAATACTAGAAGTAATTAAGAAAAATAATATAACGGATACAGTAGTTGTAGTAACTAGATACTTTGGCGGTATACTGCTAGGGGCATCGGGACTTACCAGAGCGTACTCTAAAGCTGCTGTAAATGCTATTAAAGAAGCTGGAGTTGTAGAAAAGATAATTGGTGCAAAAGTTAATATAGATGTAGAGTACGAACTTTTAGGAAAAATACAATATACTTTTTCTCAAAAGAATATTTATATAGAAGATATACAATATTCAGATAAGGTTACTATTACTGTATTTTTAGAATTAGATAAGATAGCAGACGTGGAGAGAGAGGTTATGAATATAACTTCTGGAAATGGGATATTATTAAGAGATGATGCTAAGTACTTTTTTAAGCTAGAAGATAGATTATATGAGGAAGAACAGTAA
- a CDS encoding nucleotidyltransferase domain-containing protein produces MPKTISEYQEAFNEALENLKTKDSVAAIVVFGSIVNGDIWEKSDIDMMVISSEKQEKIVNIYSDYDGIPIHVRLIHKDELMNLCSGDNKGSHIHRLFSSSKLVYSKDTEIDRLYNEERFYSDIHREKWNVTFLSKLLKSVSECRKYLYMDSLYNAYTLCNIVLRDYSKLVVNSSGYIINRDIVTMAISTDEELSREVEQLFNDKDNLEKCIGRFIRFIEGKINENIRIYASIIIQYLRESDNALSSSEIRDKLGFKHYDINIEEILDSIYELNIINRCKRGYKTLNEETLIDENVYYL; encoded by the coding sequence ATGCCTAAGACTATTTCGGAGTATCAAGAGGCATTTAATGAAGCACTAGAAAATCTAAAGACAAAAGACAGTGTTGCTGCTATTGTAGTTTTTGGGTCCATAGTTAATGGTGACATATGGGAAAAGTCTGATATAGATATGATGGTTATAAGTAGTGAAAAACAAGAAAAAATAGTGAATATATACAGTGATTATGATGGAATACCTATACATGTGAGACTTATACATAAGGATGAATTAATGAATTTATGTAGTGGTGATAATAAGGGAAGTCATATTCACAGACTATTTTCTTCATCAAAGTTAGTATATTCCAAAGATACAGAAATAGATAGACTTTATAATGAAGAGAGATTCTATAGTGATATTCATAGAGAGAAATGGAATGTAACCTTTTTAAGTAAACTTTTAAAAAGTGTTTCAGAATGTAGGAAATATTTATATATGGACTCTCTATATAATGCATATACGCTTTGTAATATTGTTTTGAGAGATTATTCAAAGTTAGTTGTTAATTCCTCAGGATATATTATAAATAGAGATATTGTTACTATGGCAATTAGTACAGATGAAGAGCTTTCTAGAGAAGTAGAACAACTTTTCAATGATAAAGATAATTTAGAGAAATGCATAGGTAGATTCATAAGATTTATTGAAGGAAAAATTAATGAAAATATTAGAATTTATGCATCTATAATAATTCAGTACCTAAGAGAAAGTGATAATGCATTAAGTTCTAGCGAGATAAGGGATAAATTAGGTTTTAAACACTATGATATAAACATAGAAGAAATTTTAGATAGTATATATGAACTCAACATAATCAATAGATGCAAAAGAGGATATAAAACCTTAAATGAAGAGACTTTAATTGATGAAAATGTATATTATTTATAG